A genome region from Triplophysa rosa linkage group LG24, Trosa_1v2, whole genome shotgun sequence includes the following:
- the chpt1 gene encoding cholinephosphotransferase 1, giving the protein MPQCACPGPLSAVQLKRLEEHKYSASGRSLFEPPCQIYWNWLVQQIPTWVAPNTLTIIGLFVNVITTVILVYYCPTATEEAPGWAFFLSGLGLFIYQSLDAIDGKQARRTNSSSPLGELFDHGCDAVSTVFVAVGTCISCGIGTYPDWMFFCGFVGMFMFFCAHWQTYVSGTLRFGLVDVTEVQIAIVIMYMMSAFGGVSLWETTVPVLGVNLQTFPILGIIGGFLYSTYCYFYVILNGGVGKNGSTVADTSVLSPGLHVGLALTLAFIIFKKSSSQLFEHHPCLYILTFGMVIAKISNKLVVAHMTKSELHLHDTAFIGPGLLFLNQYFNSFIDEYIVLWIAMVLSGLDLVRYCTSLCLQISLHLRIRVFSIAPQGHAHKD; this is encoded by the exons ATGCCACAGTGCGCGTGTCCGGGGCCGTTGTCAGCCGTCCAGCTCAAGCGTCTGGAGGAACACAAGTACAGCGCGTCCGGTCGCTCGCTCTTCGAGCCGCCCTGCCAGATATACTGGAACTGGCTGGTCCAGCAAATTCCGACGTGGGTCGCGCCGAACACGCTGACCATCATCGGACTCTTTGTGAATGTTATAACGACGGTGATTCTCGTGTATTACTGTCCTACGGCCACGGAGGAG GCTCCAGGTTGGGCCTTCTTTCTAAGCGGTTTAGGCCTTTTCATCTACCAATCACTGGATGCCATTGACGGCAAGCAGGCTAGACGGACCAATAGCAGCTCGCCTCTCGGGGAGCTCTTTGACCATGGCTGTGATGCCGTCTCCACAG TGTTTGTTGCCGTGGGAACGTGTATATCCTGCGGGATCGGCACTTATCCTGACTGGATGTTTTTTTGTGGCTTTGTGGGCATGTTCATGTTTTTCTGCGCACACTGGCAAACATACGTGTCTGGAACTCTCCGCTTTGGATT GGTTGACGTGACAGAGGTACAGATTGCTATTGTAATCATGTATATGATGTCAGCTTTCGGAGGTGTGAGTCTTTGGGAAACAACG GTGCCTGTGCTCGGAGTGAATCTGCAAACCTTTCCGATTCTCGGCATCATTGGCGGATTCCTGTATTCAACATATTGCTACTTCTATGTCATCCTCAACGGCGGTGTGGGCAAGAACGGCTCAACTGTTGCA GACACCAGTGTATTGTCTCCTGGTCTACATGTTGGGCTCGCTCTTACCCTGGCCTTCATTATCTTTAAGAAGTCCTCCAGCCAGCTTTTTGAGCATCATCCCTGCCTTTATATACTGACCTTTGGCATGGTGATTGCCAAGATCTCCAATAAGCTAGTG GTGGCCCACATGACCAAGAGTGAACTTCATCTTCATGACACAGCCTTTATTGGTCCTGGACTTCTCTTCTTGAACCAGTACTTTAACAGCTTCATTGATGAGTACATCGTCTTGTGGATTGCCATG GTACTGTCCGGTTTGGATCTGGTGCGTTACTGCACGAGTTTATGCCTACAAATCTCCCTCCACTTACGAATCCGGGTTTTCAGCATCGCCCCACAGGGCCACGCCCACAAAGACTGA